GAATCCTACCTACCATTTTAATTCTCATTATTACATCATTAACCCAATAGAATTTTTCCATGTGGCAAGTAGCAACAAAAATCACCAATAAGAATATGCCACGTCATCTATGCCACACATAATATATTTGATTTTACTCCACAAAATATTCTCACTTATTTTGTTTATATGGCTCATAATGTCACATGCATGGACATTGATCTCCAAAGGAAAGAAATGATATTTCTACGGGACCACAAAAATTCTGTTTTATTCTCTTTATGTTTAATTAatcttctttcctattttgtATTTCAAACTTCCATAATTCTCTTACGCATGTGCATGTGTCCCAGTCGAGCATCTTTGTGAATGAAGTTCGCATTTAACATTCTTCCATTTGACATTCAAGTTTGGGTCCATTTTCTTCCCGGTATCCAATAACTCGTATTCTCTGCATGTAAGCTCAATTTTAGCTGTTTTTCTCGCcagagcccattttattcatttaccaacaaaaacaaaataataatgcaaattagtacaaaaatgagcaccaacaatatatattatcAGGATTAATTAAGACAAAAATACGTGTCTATCAAATACTCTCAAACCTATATtttactagtcctcgagaaaaaataaaatgaaaataagaatcctaactcactgtcgcaggcatcgcggttgcacttagcatgtgcaacgagcctttaaatccctaggtgtccctagtggccgagttatagtctcgagagGGTTTATTAGAggttacccacaaaaccttttactccaaattggtcacaagtattcaAAAAGGTATgatgacatacatattctcaatctatcaccaagtaactagaatgctaaaGAAATTAAAGGTATCCGCTCAAAAGCtgaataaagaaaaggggagagatatccgctacacatcttCTATACTGCTAGATAaaaagatatccgctacacagctagataaacattatgagatgcatccgctttacagctggataagattaggagagagataaagatgagagggacatctgctacacagctggacaaaTTACGTGTGACAAGCTGAACCAGTGTTAGAAACATCTTgcgccagatggaaagcggactaacaaagcaaccaatatgcatctctctttgACTCTCTCATAATGCTCGGtaaaaacaacgtcttcttcggcctcaactgttgatgataaactcttgaacttcgtagaaccttgacaattaactcttgccttcgatttcttgcttgaaacttccttattgATTTCtaattccctatggccttattgaacaaaactaacaacattttttttttttgaaacacagTAATAACAAGACTAATATCTACATGGCCATGAGACAAGGACTTTtgcacttggatcttcacaacttgtaatatcttggtatcatgaacttcaacaactcacatcgtttgattttctttgttctaagtcttcaactttgattttgaattttgcttttctttctattgttgcttataaaccttaaactttcttcatagattttgatgtcgcttcgcttgttgatgatgataagtttctactgagagagagtcgtaatccagtaattaAGACTACATTGCgaggtttctttgtctttctggcatttccttctgacctaattGTCttcccatcatggatggttaggtccatcacgattaccctctaaaaggtaaATTTTCTCTCCTGAGTGTCaatgatctcaatgtctttttctctaatgtctcactaGAATGTTATCACTAGCAATTCGAATTTCCATCTTTtcagtgagaaacagtatgtaaacttagctaactgaatactatgtgacactagaagtttaataatgcaactaaaaagtttctcctatacccccaaacttaattctaacattgtcctcaatgttctaaaaataaaattaaaagcatggacACGGAGAAACTGTTATCACTTTCAAAGAAATgaggagataaggaaagatattaccttgttgcatgagcatgggttacctcccaagaagtgctaagtttaaagtcttccgcCAGACATGGGATAaattagtcaccacataaaatcataaagtagtaGCCGAAACATATGCGGGTcattaaaaccaaataaagctaccacaaataaaaggaatctgaaaCATGAATTGAACAAATTAAGcatacccttgtctagtttcctgtttaagaccactacatctagttgtggttcaggttcaggctctatgaaaaggtctagataaaatattttcatgggataCATTTCCTCATATCTAAGATCCAAAAGTTCATGTttaagagtctggaaaaactcaaataaaaacttagaaacacgtaataataacctgaataattggggatcttctaagtcaattagatttgactcacacaattgaccacaatgaaagtggtGGCCATTTTTAATAAAATGTGTcgacgattctaatttcctaaaataattaggtttagttccaaaaactatataatgacacatttcaaattgagatactcccgcatttggtaaataaaattgtggtgggacaacaaagtcaattatggtatcatggaccggattaaccacatcaaccagaggatggggttctatcaactgagcttctttttggacatAATTACATTCGggaaaacgtgcatgaagatAGTCTTTTAATATAGTAGAGGAACATACgtcaagtcccaagttagggGACTTTACAAGAGTCACGGGTAAACCACGGGGAAACTGAtatttacccccaaacctagagttgtcaatatccttggataaactagtcacaatttccttaatttctaaattatcagatTTTGGAAATGGTATTTTATTTGTTCTAGGTTGTAATCATGTGGTTCTACATTTTTATTATCCTTAGCAGAGACTATTATTTCTGAATCGCTAGACCCTAAAATACTAGTATCGGGATAAACTCTtttctctaaaccatcatcagctTCATAATCACAATGACATACTACACCGTCTAAAACAATTGTATCCTTAGACAAATccccatccttttgaataggtgaataatcattaatattattaggatttgaactagaaataacattatcatcataaggctcaattggtgtaacaatttcctcgtcattatgactacatatttcaaactcttcatcgacactatcctcatcatcatcatatgaagatggttgaaccttatctaatTTGTAATTAAGTTCATTTAGAGCAATACTTAAAGCTGCAATTCTTTCCTTCGTATCTAAGTTATACCTGAGTGACTCTTCATAAAATTGTTCCCTTAGTATGTCTCTCCTATTTAAATTTTCAGTCAACTGCTTGAGTGAATCTTCTAAAGAAAGACTAGGATCATAAGAATTATTTTATTGCAACTGTTTCATTAAATCCTCCAAAGACGGAGAACTTGCATTTTGGCAATTATAATATTGCTCATTTACCCATTCGTATGACTTGTGCacgtgtgaatagtaattgggatcaccatggtatgaaccttTTCTTGTCGTGACAAATCGAGAATAAGGactaaaaaaatttattatagaaAAGAAGTTAAAACTCCTCCTACATAATAAggcttcttccaaaaccctagtaGAGAGAATTAACTATCGATTACAAAGAAGAACaaccaaaagaaataaaatctTAAACTATTCTACTGTGCTCTGACTCCGGCCTACCCTTCCTTGATTGAATATCACCGTATATATAGGTCCAGAAGAATCCTACCTACCATTTTAATTCTCATTATTACATCATCAACCCAATAGAATTTTTCCATGTGGCAAGTAGCAACAAAAATTGACAATAAGAATATGCCACGTCATCTATGTCACACATAATATATTTGATTTTACTCCACAAAATATTCTCACTTATTTTGTTTATATGGCTCATAATGTCACATGCATGGAGATTGATCTCCAAAGGAAAGAAATGATATTTCCGTGGGACCCACGAAAATTATGTTTTATTCTCTTTATGTTTaattaatcttctttctattttgtATTTCAAACTTCCATAATTCTCTGACGCATGTGCATGTGTCCCACTCGAGCATCTTTGTGAATGAAGTTGGCATTTAACATTCTTTcacttttatttttagaaaaaaatattattagaaAATGATGTTGACATTCAAGTTTGGGTCCATTTTCTTCACGGTATCCAATAACTCATATTCTCTGCATGTAAGCtcaattttagttgtttttctcgccagcccattttattcatttacctacaaaaacaaaataataacgtaaattagtacaaaaatgagcaccaacaatatatattatcAGGATTAATTAAAACACAAATATGTGTCTATCAGACCCCGgcttttcaatttgcaattgtcAAGCAAACTGAGTTTAAAAATGATTTTAAAGGTTGTCGTTTAAAGTTAATATTTGATGATGAGCTATCAACAACATTTCCAGAAACCTAGACTAGTGTGAAGATGTTGCGGAATATTATCATCCTTAAACCAAGCAGTTGTTTGGACCTTAGAAGGTTCTCAAGTAATAAGCATTTACATGTGTTACATTTTGGTAGTCTGGGCGGAGATTTATCAAAATTGCGGTATTCCAGTGTTTAACTGAGGCATTTAAGGTACCTTCACCTTTCTTCTTTTGACCTCAGTGAAGTCACAAATGATAAGTCCATCCATAAGTTGTATAATCTGCAGACATTGGAAAAACCTTAGAATGTTTTTCTACTTTAAGAAAGAAACACCCACTTGTATAGAGAAATTAGTGTTGCTTCAAGGTTTATCTTATAAAGTTCCTGAAAATTTAATGAACAACCAGAATGCAGTAATGGGGGATTGCAGATTTAGGAAATCTAAACTTTCTTGAGGCAGTATTTATTGATCATCTTCAGAACGTAAAATACCCAGTAAATGCTGAGAGACCAAActtgaaaggaaaacaaaaactttTTGTATTGCAACTACGTTGGTATGAATAAATGTTGCGGATGACATGGGAGTAAGTCGTGCAGTTTTCAAGTATTTGAAGCTTTCTAGCGTAACAATAGTTTGAGAAGGTTGAATATTCTTAACTTCATGGGGTGTGAACTTACCACATGGATGTGTGTTTCATCTTTTCTTCCAAAGTTGTAATACATTGAATTTGGAAACTGCAGAGAAATTAAACAACTTACAACACTTATTGGGAAGCTCCAACATCTtaggtttgttacttttataagAATGTCTTTGACGAGTTTGGATACTGGTGGATTTTCTTCGTTACTTCAACTCAGTCTTACTGATATGTTCCTTCTAAAAGAGTTATGTTATTCGAATCCTTTCATTCAATATCGAAACGTCAATGGATGCAACAACTTGTTTGAAATTCTTTCCTTTCCTAAAATTGGAAAAAATCGTCAGAAAATTATTGAACTAAATTGGAAAATGCCGAATCTCTCttacatctcttttttttttttggaaaatatagAGGAGCTTGTAGTCTTCCCACTAAGAATACCCCACAACAATTGTAATCTTCAAATGTTGTCAATGAAatagttcaatcaatttcaaGGCTTCCGGGAACTATACATTGGTTTTGGTGGACTGCCCAGTTCTAAAGTTTCTGCGAGATTTACGAGGATGCACTTTTATTGGTAAATTAGTATTGCGCTCAATTGTATGGGTCGTTGTCTTATGATTTGAAATCCCTCCACTTCCTTAAAGAACTCTACATTGATTTTATTCAAAGAGACGAGACACAAGGAGATCCTTATGACGTTGAAGAGCTAATTAAATTGATGCACAAGTAACAGGTATTCTCTCCGCGTTTCTTTTTTTATAATCTCACTTCGGATGAATATATCTCTTATATCCATATTGTTTTTGTGCAATCAGTTAAAAGGCCTTCGGTAAATTATGTTGAATTATACAGTGGCTCTCTTCATAGATTTAATATTCTGTCTTTCCCAGTTCTTAAGTGTCTTCCAGATTGACGACCATGAGCTTCTCATCAGAAATTTCTCATTTTTGATTTCCTACAAGTGAATGAATCTTTAACCTATGATCTCAAATCCCTCTCGTTTCTTAAAAAGAATTGTATATGGATGTTTCAGTGAGACTAGCGTCGAGGAGATCCCTCTCATTAATCCTATTTGTTttatgaaattgtatttatactTTGGTCTCAACTGTCTAAGAGTGTGAATTCAGTGATTATCAGTACTGTCTCAGGGATGATGCTGAGTTGATTCTCTGCTAGTTGGttggattttatttcttttatctgAATCCTCATGAGTAAAGGATGAGTGCCTGCATTGAATTACTTTTGATTGGGTTTGTCTTTTGTTGGTAGCTGCATACAAATGCATTGCGAATTTATAAAAGCAGTAGAGATATTAAGCTGAGACAAGGACTTGGTTGATTTAATGTTTGAAAGCACTAAGTTCCGATGTTGTTTCCCAACACCTTGGATGGTTTTGTTCTTCGAAGAACATACGGATCTAACTCTGCTATTAGTTTGTACGTCTCCGTTTTCATATGTCCATTGGATGTATAAAATTTGATTTTGTAACAATTTCACCGTTGTAAGCTTCTTTATTGTATAAAAGAATGCTCGATTTAATATCCTTCCTGAAAACATTGATCCTATGTTTCCTGGACTGTTTTGATGACTTATTTATCAACACTTGCAGAGTTGGTTAGTCAAACGAAAAATGCTAATTGTTTCCTTCCCTGTAATCAAATTGATAATAATTGATGCTAATGTTGTATCAGTTGCCTTATATTATTACTCGTCTCATGCATGCATTGATAAATGAACTTTGTAAATATTAATAACCTTGATGTatgaaattttcaaaacaaataaAATGAAAGAGATATTTTTTAAATGCTACGCATTCAACCATTGATATATATCATTATAATTGGGAAATCATTAGTAAAAACCATAACCATTTGTATCATGAGGTAAAGGCATTCATATTCCATTGGGGGAATGTTGAAAATAGTTCCAGGGTTACTCTTTTAAAGACTTAGTCACTCATTCGAAAGTTATGATCGATAGAATGTAACTCTGTAACTTTCAAAATGGGGATCTTTTAGGTcctattacatttttcttttatACAATTTCAACCTtacttttgaaagaaaaaaaaatgataatcatCACTAGCAGTTTATATTCATAACTCAACCCAATAAATACGACTGAAacacaaagaaaaaaacaaaattgaattTTTGGTCACCCGGAAAACAAATCCATTTGTAAATAAAACATGAGATCCTACAAATAATAGTGTTGATAGTGAATCCACCCTCCCCTTCATTATTATAAATGTAtgaaatttttagaaaatgaagaaTTACTTTCCAATTCATTGTATTGGATTATTGACATTTATCACTATAACCGGGACCCCCATAATAAAAACCATAACCATTTGTATCAAGATGAGTATCATCAATCTCCAAATCATAGCAGGTTGGATTCGTAATAAGTTTCTCAATGTTTTCCGGGTTTTTGGCCGTGTTATTTTGGTCAAATAGTTGAACCCAATTAAAATAACTTGATGTTCCTAAATGACCTTCGGAAGGTAAATGACCGCTACCCATTTGAGTCTTAGTATGTCGTCTTTGATCTTTCCAATTAGTGATTTCTCCACCCCAAGATACAGTTGTTGCCATATTTGATAACTGTTTGAAGAGAGAACTTGGGTAGTAACCGACCTGAGTACCTTGTATTTGTACCCACCAATTTCCACTACTTTGATCCTGTCAAATATCAACGTTTGTTGTTGGAGTAAGTTGATAATACAATATgtaaaattgatcatttttattttcttacctTGTGAATACCGAAGGTGGCATCTTTTTGACTACCTTTGAAAGTGGATAACTCAGTGAAACTGCAATCAGGAGCAATACTTGATGATGTTTGTACAAAACCATCACAGTTAAGATTGTAACAACCTGTTGAACCGTATCCGTCCGCCTGAAAGATATAATATTATCGAATGGTTCGATTTTCTTGAGATAATATCATTCTTACAAAAATAAATGTGTTTTTGCTGATCTAATAGGCCATTCCATATAACAAAAGAATTAATAATACTTACCGTAAAATATATGAAAAATCTAGTAAGGTTGTCACCGCGACCCACCtaattaaaaacaaagaaaaaaaattaacgtACAAAGAGAATGTAGATTTGTTTACATATAGTTTTTGATGAATACTTACTATCCATCCGGCTTCAACTGTATCGAAAATGTTTTCTCTTGCACCGATAACCCAAATTTGGGATATACTAAATTCAGCAGGTATTTCAAGAACCGGTCTCCATAAATTTATTTTTGCTTGTGCTCCTAATAGGTTGCCATGCACACTAATCGACGCATACTGTATAATGTATATAAAGACAATTATTTTTAAATTATCACTGTACATTTACACAAGTATTTAAATAAAGATATCTGAATATAATACCTCATGGATCTGTGCAGGGATGAGGTTTGGTTGCAATGCATTAGTTATCTTATGTGGTGATGATTTTGGATGGCGATAATTATGCAAAAGGTGATCTTTTCCTTTCCTCCGAATAGGGATGGATCCTTGAGGACATGATCCATATTTCTGCCAAGTTTGTGTAAGTTGAAGTGTCCCAAAATTATTCGATTTCATTCCTTTTGGGTACGAACTTGGGGTCATCTgtttataataataaaaatgaaataatCAACATTAATAGAGTTTGAAAACATATAGTATAAGATAATGTATGTAAGAGAACAGTAAGTATAACCTGTATTGTATGATTATAAAGCAAAGGATGATTAAGACTAGGTTGTCTGTAAATATCATAACAGTCGATGATCTCATTCTTTCCGGcctataatataaaaaaaaaacaataaggtAAGTATTACCATATGTTAATGTTATTGAGTACCTACATAGATCAAATGTGTATGTACACCGTACATTACTGTAACTAAAAACAATACACTTTACCTTAATGGTTTTTACTATTGATCTGTCGACCACATTCGAAACC
This is a stretch of genomic DNA from Papaver somniferum cultivar HN1 chromosome 1, ASM357369v1, whole genome shotgun sequence. It encodes these proteins:
- the LOC113339368 gene encoding uncharacterized protein LOC113339368; the encoded protein is MSKFIDLACWVLILTIFINGELLEGRAVSNVVDRSIVKTIKAGKNEIIDCYDIYRQPSLNHPLLYNHTIQMTPSSYPKGMKSNNFGTLQLTQTWQKYGSCPQGSIPIRRKGKDHLLHNYRHPKSSPHKITNALQPNLIPAQIHEYASISVHGNLLGAQAKINLWRPVLEIPAEFSISQIWVIGARENIFDTVEAGWIVGRGDNLTRFFIYFTADGYGSTGCYNLNCDGFVQTSSSIAPDCSFTELSTFKGSQKDATFGIHKDQSSGNWWVQIQGTQVGYYPSSLFKQLSNMATTVSWGGEITNWKDQRRHTKTQMGSGHLPSEGHLGTSSYFNWVQLFDQNNTAKNPENIEKLITNPTCYDLEIDDTHLDTNGYGFYYGGPGYSDKCQ